A stretch of the Panicum virgatum strain AP13 chromosome 9N, P.virgatum_v5, whole genome shotgun sequence genome encodes the following:
- the LOC120687668 gene encoding uncharacterized protein LOC120687668 isoform X2, giving the protein MAKSKEHSIMEAYEATFESQPSVSGAERKPTSGFMMELYEFTEDTNITTQKEGRILRPTSINQVNFIPGSKNKLGHIQLKDKKGKKAQEAKFWTKDYGELTHIKEVVNRGLTLKHEAILKPLACADNEQLLKLVVACTNFDLTLQDWLDKNSATAIPAGDYLSNQGKHIVRSGLRLIEYLWERGYICVELDKPSTYVMVGTTLKILPFYIRKRLATEGDDNMKVELRGKFADMLDNHIAALWNDPELQELTSLMRNPNASFDLIMGHPVLASPVERQVMYRSAYYPYMTEDQLTALREKASVDANWVQRVRNSSDLALTEIVKDGFDPDAVGALHFASVVSCHYITRRKNADPSWKGIIPRDHVDRLLKHSLPLLLCKRYALKIHAAFKSKVMYQL; this is encoded by the exons ATGGCAAAG TCCAAAGAACATAGTATCATGGAGGCATATGAAGCAACATTTGAGTCACAGCCATCTGTTTCTGGAGCTGAGAGGAAACCTACATCAGGTTTTATGATGGAATTGTATGAATTCACAGAAGATACCAACATCACTACACAGAAAGAGGGACGTATTCTCCGTCCGACAAGCATTAATCAGGTGAACTTCATCCCAGGAAGTAAGAATAAGTTAGGGCACATTCAGTTGAAGGACAAGAAAGGGAAGAAAGCCCAAGAAGCAAAGTTTTGGACCAAAGATTATGGGGAACTTACTCATATCAAGGAAGTGGTCAATAGAGGCTTAACTTTGAAACATGAGGCTATCTTAAAGCCGTTGGCATGTGCTGACAATGAGCAGCTGCTCAAGTTGGTTGTTGCTTGTACAAATTTTGATCTCACCCTCCAAGATTGGTTGGACAAAAATAGTGCTACAGCAATTCCAGCAGGTGATTACCTTTCCAACCAAGGGAAGCATATTGTGAG ATCAGGATTGAGACTCATTGAGTATTTGTGGGAAAGGGGTTACATATGTGTTGAGCTGGATAAGCCAAGCACTTACGTGATGGTTGGTACCACCCTGAAAATTCTTCCATTTTACATCCGTAAAAGGCTTGCTACGGAGGGTGATGACAACATGAAGGTGGAGCTGAGAGGGAAATTTGCTGACATGCTGGATAATCATATTGCTGCTCTTTGGAATGATCCAGAACTTCAAGAGCTCACCAGCTTGATGAGGAATCCAAACGCAAG TTTTGACCTCATCATGGGGCATCCAGTGCTGGCCAGTCCTGTGGAACGTCAAGTAATGTACCGAAGTGCTTACTACCCATACATGACTGAGGACCAGCTAACAGCATTGCGGGAAAAAGCCTCTGTTGACGCTAACTGGGTTCAGAGAGTAAGAAATTCATCAGATCTAGCTTTAACGGAAATCGTTAAAGATGGTTTTGATCCAGATGCTGTAGGGGCACTACACTTTGCCTCAGTTGTATCGTGCCACTACATTACAAGGCGGAAGAATGCTGATCCG AGCTGGAAAGGAATAATTCCTCGGGATCACGTGGACAGACTACTGAAGCATTCACTCCCTCTTCTTCTGTGCAAGCGGTATGCCTTGAAGATTCACGCTGCTTTTAAGTCCAAAGTTATGTATCAATTGTAA
- the LOC120687668 gene encoding uncharacterized protein LOC120687668 isoform X1: MAKSKEHSIMEAYEATFESQPSVSGAERKPTSGFMMELYEFTEDTNITTQKEGRILRPTSINQVNFIPGSKNKLGHIQLKDKKGKKAQEAKFWTKDYGELTHIKEVVNRGLTLKHEAILKPLACADNEQLLKLVVACTNFDLTLQDWLDKNSATAIPAGDYLSNQGKHIVRSGLRLIEYLWERGYICVELDKPSTYVMVGTTLKILPFYIRKRLATEGDDNMKVELRGKFADMLDNHIAALWNDPELQELTSLMRNPNASFDLIMGHPVLASPVERQVMYRSAYYPYMTEDQLTALREKASVDANWVQRVRNSSDLALTEIVKDGFDPDAVGALHFASVVSCHYITRRKNADPGNGDELEHWCLLHTIADHSHYLHHHHGDIRIFILILTSSRYIIRKSKSQYKILPPSLNTRDSGFFQAD, encoded by the exons ATGGCAAAG TCCAAAGAACATAGTATCATGGAGGCATATGAAGCAACATTTGAGTCACAGCCATCTGTTTCTGGAGCTGAGAGGAAACCTACATCAGGTTTTATGATGGAATTGTATGAATTCACAGAAGATACCAACATCACTACACAGAAAGAGGGACGTATTCTCCGTCCGACAAGCATTAATCAGGTGAACTTCATCCCAGGAAGTAAGAATAAGTTAGGGCACATTCAGTTGAAGGACAAGAAAGGGAAGAAAGCCCAAGAAGCAAAGTTTTGGACCAAAGATTATGGGGAACTTACTCATATCAAGGAAGTGGTCAATAGAGGCTTAACTTTGAAACATGAGGCTATCTTAAAGCCGTTGGCATGTGCTGACAATGAGCAGCTGCTCAAGTTGGTTGTTGCTTGTACAAATTTTGATCTCACCCTCCAAGATTGGTTGGACAAAAATAGTGCTACAGCAATTCCAGCAGGTGATTACCTTTCCAACCAAGGGAAGCATATTGTGAG ATCAGGATTGAGACTCATTGAGTATTTGTGGGAAAGGGGTTACATATGTGTTGAGCTGGATAAGCCAAGCACTTACGTGATGGTTGGTACCACCCTGAAAATTCTTCCATTTTACATCCGTAAAAGGCTTGCTACGGAGGGTGATGACAACATGAAGGTGGAGCTGAGAGGGAAATTTGCTGACATGCTGGATAATCATATTGCTGCTCTTTGGAATGATCCAGAACTTCAAGAGCTCACCAGCTTGATGAGGAATCCAAACGCAAG TTTTGACCTCATCATGGGGCATCCAGTGCTGGCCAGTCCTGTGGAACGTCAAGTAATGTACCGAAGTGCTTACTACCCATACATGACTGAGGACCAGCTAACAGCATTGCGGGAAAAAGCCTCTGTTGACGCTAACTGGGTTCAGAGAGTAAGAAATTCATCAGATCTAGCTTTAACGGAAATCGTTAAAGATGGTTTTGATCCAGATGCTGTAGGGGCACTACACTTTGCCTCAGTTGTATCGTGCCACTACATTACAAGGCGGAAGAATGCTGATCCG GGTAATGGTGATGAATTGGAGCACTGGTGTCTACTCCATACGATTGCTGATCATTCTCATTATCTCCACCATCATCATGGTGATATTAGGATCTTCATTCTGATCTTGACCAGCTCCAGATACATAATAAGAAAAAGCAAAAGTCAATACAAGATACTCCCTCCCTCCTTGAATACAAGGGATTCTGGCTTTTTTCAGGCAGATTAA